In Ovis canadensis isolate MfBH-ARS-UI-01 breed Bighorn chromosome 11, ARS-UI_OviCan_v2, whole genome shotgun sequence, one genomic interval encodes:
- the CCL1 gene encoding C-C motif chemokine 1 isoform X3, which translates to MKLIIPALVCLLLAGMWLQDVDTKSMHVPSSNCCYRTVKRKISPKKIRCYKHISSTCSHENHLILKLTGGLEACVFQKDSWVQAYLKRINPCLGKEM; encoded by the exons ATGAAGCTCATCATCCCCGCACTGGTGTGCCTGCTGCTGGCAGGGATGTGGTTACAGGATGTGGACACCAAGAGCA TGCACGTGCCATCCTCCAATTGCTGTTACAGGACAGTGAAGAGAAAGATTTCTCCGAAGAAAATCCGATGTTACAAGCACATCAGCTCCACCTGCTCCCACGAAAACCATCTAAT ATTGAAGCTGACTGGAGGCCTAGAGGCTTGTGTCTTCCAGAAAGACTCGTGGGTTCAGGCTTATTTAAAGAGGATAAACCCctgcctgggaaaggaaatgtga
- the CCL1 gene encoding C-C motif chemokine 1 isoform X2, which yields MKLIIPALVCLLLAGMWLQDVDTKSMHVPSSNCCYRTVKRKISPKKIRCYKHISSTCSHENHLILKLTGGLEACVFQKDSWVQAYLKRINPCLGKEMKCKMEVVKDAAVSPLAAQTAERKMDHQSAGSRPRK from the exons ATGAAGCTCATCATCCCCGCACTGGTGTGCCTGCTGCTGGCAGGGATGTGGTTACAGGATGTGGACACCAAGAGCA TGCACGTGCCATCCTCCAATTGCTGTTACAGGACAGTGAAGAGAAAGATTTCTCCGAAGAAAATCCGATGTTACAAGCACATCAGCTCCACCTGCTCCCACGAAAACCATCTAAT ATTGAAGCTGACTGGAGGCCTAGAGGCTTGTGTCTTCCAGAAAGACTCGTGGGTTCAGGCTTATTTAAAGAGGATAAACCCctgcctgggaaaggaaat gaAATGCAAGATGGAAGTTGTGAAAGATGCAGCTGTTTCCCCCTTAGCTGCTCAGACCGCAGAAAGGAAAATGGACCACCAAAGTGCTGGCAGTCGCCCTAGGAAGTGA
- the CCL1 gene encoding C-C motif chemokine 1 isoform X1 — MAPNLTNNSKRLGQLLLGLSRSLSAPALGELFLYLSHLPGELEKGIFHVVTGHSLRPLQRGLSRTTRDEAHHPRTGVPAAGRDVVTGCGHQEQTVKRKISPKKIRCYKHISSTCSHENHLILKLTGGLEACVFQKDSWVQAYLKRINPCLGKEMKCKMEVVKDAAVSPLAAQTAERKMDHQSAGSRPRK; from the exons CTGGGACAGCTTCTACTAGGCCTCTCAAGATCCTTATCTGCACCTGCGCTTGGGGAACTTTTCCTATACCTCTCACACCTCCCAGGAGAGTTGGAGAAAGGAATTTTCCACGTGGTCACTGGAC ACTCACTGAGACCCTTGCAGCGAGGTCTGAGCCGGACAACCCGAGATGAAGCTCATCATCCCCGCACTGGTGTGCCTGCTGCTGGCAGGGATGTGGTTACAGGATGTGGACACCAAGAGCA GACAGTGAAGAGAAAGATTTCTCCGAAGAAAATCCGATGTTACAAGCACATCAGCTCCACCTGCTCCCACGAAAACCATCTAAT ATTGAAGCTGACTGGAGGCCTAGAGGCTTGTGTCTTCCAGAAAGACTCGTGGGTTCAGGCTTATTTAAAGAGGATAAACCCctgcctgggaaaggaaat gaAATGCAAGATGGAAGTTGTGAAAGATGCAGCTGTTTCCCCCTTAGCTGCTCAGACCGCAGAAAGGAAAATGGACCACCAAAGTGCTGGCAGTCGCCCTAGGAAGTGA